In the Mycosarcoma maydis chromosome 6, whole genome shotgun sequence genome, one interval contains:
- a CDS encoding uncharacterized protein (related to LUC7 - essential protein associated with the U1 snRNP complex): MGRKAEVQRMLLEKLMGPEAMGAPTANLHFTDPKVCRNFLCGTCPHDLFANTKVDLGPCPKSHTPKYKDEYRKALAAGERFPEFEREHEHNIFSFISDIDRKIAANKRRLEQTPEELARFANMNREISEIETALAAVMAEVEALGEQGQIEESLAELAKADALKEEKAQKEKELHNAQENSGASGHQKLRVCDVCGAYLSILDSDRRLADHFGGKMHLGYFRLREMIGEFDERRRKPNAPPMGMPALPSPPPPASTPITQQSNGSSSGRLIPAPSSGAAPATGTKNGSSFDATLSARDQERERERDFERERERRDRERKETRKQREVADTEADSKRGAEEGEVKEEEGEMLSDYKPNPRPPIHVKEEDRKRSRSPATARA; this comes from the exons ATGGGTCGTAAGGCCGAGGTGCAGCGcatgctgctcgagaagctcatggGTCCGGAAG CGATGGGCGCACCAACTGCGAATCTGCATTTCACCGATCCCAAGGTGTGCCGTAACTTTCTCTGCGGCACTTGTCCTCACGATCTGTTTGCCAATACC AAGGTCGACCTAGGCCCATGTCCCAAGTCGCACACACCAAAGTACAAGGACGAATATCGCAaggcgcttgctgctggcgaACGCTTCCCCGAATTTGAACGTGAGCACGAACACAACATCTTTTCCTTCATATCGGACATTGATCGCAAGATCGCTGCAAACAAGCGTCGGCTGGAACAGACCCCGGAAGAATTAGCACGATTCGCCAACATGAACCGCGAGATTTCCGAAATCGAGACGGCGCTTGCCGCCGtcatggccgaggtggaagcattAGGAGAGCAGGGACAGATCGAAGAGtcgcttgccgagcttgccaaagctgatgcgctcaaggaggagaaggcGCAGAAGGAAAAAGAGCTGCACAATGCGCAGGAGAACTCGGGTGCAAGTGGACACCAAAAGTTGAGGGTATGCGATGTTTGCGGTGCCTACCTAAGCATTTTGGACTCAGATCGAAGGTTGGCAGACCATTTTGGTGGTAAGATGCACCTGGGATACTTTAGGTTGCGAGAGATGATTGGCGAGTTTGACGAGAGGAGGCGCAAGCCGAACGCGCCACCGATGGGGATGCCTGCActaccatcaccaccaccaccagcatcaaCGCCAATCACACAGCAGAGCAATGGAAGCTCAAGTGGCCGCCTCATTCCAGCACCATCAAGCGgcgcagcaccagcaacagGGACCAAAAATGGGTCGAGCTTCGATGCGACTCTGTCTGCAAGAGATCAGGaacgcgagcgcgagcgcgatTTCGAACGAGAACGGGAACGTCGAGATCGGGAACGCAAAGAGACTCGCAAACAGCGAGAGGTTGCCGACACCGAGGCAGACAGTAAGCGTGGAGCGGAAGAGGGCGAAGTcaaggaggaagaaggcgagATGCTCTCTGACTATAAGCCCAACCCGAGACCGCCAATTCATGTCAAGGAAGAAGACCGCAAACGCAGTCGATCCCCGGCGACGGCGAGGGCATGA